A stretch of DNA from Bradyrhizobium algeriense:
GCTTCACCCAGCAGGAGGATCTGAATTTCCTCCTGACCAACCGCATCCCGCGGGCGGCGCTGACGCGGTTCATGGGTTGGTTCAGCAAGATCGAGAACCCGTTCGTGCGCGATGCCTCGATCGCGTGCTGGCGGCTGTTTTCAGATCTCGATCTGTCGGAAGCCAAGAAGACCGAGTTCAAGAGCCTGCACGATTGTTTTACGCGCGAACTCCGTCCCGGCCTGCGGCCGGCCAATCCTGACCCCGCCGTCGTGGTCAGCCCCTCCGACGGCATCATCGGCGCCTTCGGCAAAATCGCCGATACCGAACTGTTCCAGATCAAGGGCGCACCTTATTCGCTGTTGGATCTGCTCGGCGATCCCGCGCTGGTGGAGAGCCATCGCAACGGCCGCTTCCTGACGCTGCGGCTGACATCGAGTATGTATCACCGCTTTCATGCGCCGTATGACGGCAAGATCGAGCGCGTGACGTTCATCCATGGCGACGTCTGGAACGTCAATCCGATCGCGCTGAAGCGGGTCGAGCGGCTGTTCTGCAAG
This window harbors:
- the asd gene encoding archaetidylserine decarboxylase (Phosphatidylserine decarboxylase is synthesized as a single chain precursor. Generation of the pyruvoyl active site from a Ser is coupled to cleavage of a Gly-Ser bond between the larger (beta) and smaller (alpha chains). It is an integral membrane protein.), with protein sequence MTIRGLIARFTQQEDLNFLLTNRIPRAALTRFMGWFSKIENPFVRDASIACWRLFSDLDLSEAKKTEFKSLHDCFTRELRPGLRPANPDPAVVVSPSDGIIGAFGKIADTELFQIKGAPYSLLDLLGDPALVESHRNGRFLTLRLTSSMYHRFHAPYDGKIERVTFIHGDVWNVNPIALKRVERLFCKNERAVLEMRLPSGEALTLVPVAAILVASIRLHFLDVTLNAQSKGPTVFPCDANVRKGDELGWFEHGSTIIVLTPEHFEFADNVVEGGRIHAGEPLLRKP